One segment of Carya illinoinensis cultivar Pawnee chromosome 1, C.illinoinensisPawnee_v1, whole genome shotgun sequence DNA contains the following:
- the LOC122314731 gene encoding extensin-2-like isoform X1: MRITGLDPFRGRLWPQLVLALAIVLVSSNVASVSGDAYPYSSPPPPYEYKSPPPPPYEYKSPPPPVHSPPPPYEYKSPPPPAHSPPPPYEYKSPPPPYEYKSPPPPVHSPPPPYEYKSPPPPAHSPPPPYEYKSPPPPPSHSQSPYYYKSPPPPPYYYKSPPPPSPSPPPPYYYKSPPPPPYIYKSPPPPSSPPPKPYYYKSPPPPVHSPPPPYYYKSPPPPSPSPPPPYYYKSPPPPAKSPPLPPYYYKSPPPPPKFPPPHPYYYKSPPPPPPPPKHLPPPYYYKSPPPPSHPLPPPYYYKSPPPPLPPKHLPPPYYYKSPPPPSHPLPPPYYYKSPPPPSHPLPPPYYYKSPPPPPPKSLPPPYHYPPHMHHPMIVKVVGKVYCYRCYDWGYPIKSHDKKHLKGAVVEVTCKVGKDEIKAYGTTKINGKYSILVEGFDYNKDGGAEACKAKLHAAPKHSPCKIPTDLHWGKKGANLKVKSKNHYEVVLKAKPFAYAPKTPYKECEKSKPKPMPKSPPPPVYHPPYVYKSPPPPVYHPPYIYKSPPPPVSHPPPSYIYKSPPPPIYHPPYIYKSPPPPYIYKSPPPPYIYKSPPPPAHLPPPYYYKSPPPPVYSPPPPYYYKSPPPPVYSPPPPYYYKSPPPPPSHPLPAPYYYKSPPPPVHSPPPPYYYKSPPPPVHSPPPPYYYKSPPPPVYSPPPPYYYKSPPPPPSHPLPAPYYYKSPPPPVHSPPPPYYYKSPPPPVHSPPPPYYYKSPPPPVYSPPPPYYYKSPPPPPPSHPLPAPYYYKSPPPPVHSPPPPYVYKSPPPPVHSPLPPYYYKSPPPPVHSPPPPYEYKSPPPPVYSPLPPYYYKSPPPPVHSPPPPYEYKSPPPPVHSLPPPYYYKSPPPPVHSPPPPYEYKSPPPPVQSPPPPYEYKSPPPPPMHYSSPPYKYKSPPPPVHSPPPPYEYKSPPPPVHSPPPPYEYKSPPPPVHSPLPPYMYKSPPPPAHSPPPPYEYKSPPPPMHSPPPPYEYKSPPPPVHSLPPPYEYKSPPPPMHSPPPPYEYKSPPPPVHSPPPPYFYKSPPPPEKSPPPPVYIYASPPPPIHY, translated from the exons ATGAGGATTACAGGTCTCGACCCCTTTAGGGGTCGTCTTTGGCCTCAATTGGTCCTGGCTTTGGCCATAGTCCTTGTTTCAAGCAATGTAGCTTCAGTCTCTGGAGATGCTTATCCTTACAGTTCTCCACCACCACCTTACGAGTACAagtcacctccacctccaccttaCGAGTACAAGTCACCTCCTCCTCCGGTTCATTCTCCACCTCCACCTTACGAGTACAAGTCACCTCCTCCTCCGGCTCATTCTCCCCCTCCACCTTACGAGTACAAGTCTCCGCCACCACCGTACGAGTACAAGTCTCCGCCACCACCTGTCCACTCCCCACCACCACCTTATGAGTACAAGTCACCTCCTCCACCCGCCCACTCTCCTCCACCACCTTATGAGTACAAGTCACCTCCTCCACCTCCTTCACATTCACAGTCACCATATTACTACaaatcaccaccaccacctccatACTATTACAAATCTCCACCTCCTCCCTCACCATCACCTCCACCTCCTTACTACTACAAGTCTCCCCCACCACCTCCTTACATCTACAAGTCTCCACCCCCTCCTTCTAGTCCACCCCCGAAGCCTTACTACTACAAGTCTCCTCCACCGCCAGTTCACTCGCCTCCACCACCTTATTACTACAAGTCTCCACCACCCCCCTCGCCATCACCTCCGCCTCCTTACTACTATAAATCTCCACCACCACCAGCCAAGTCTCCACCACTACCTCCTTACTATTATAAGTCTCCACCACCGCCTCCCAAGTTTCCACCACCACACCCTTACTACTATAAatctcctccaccaccaccaccaccacccaaaCACCTTCCACCTCCATACTACTACAAATCTCCTCCACCACCTTCACATCCGCTACCACCCCCATACTACTACAaatctccaccaccaccactaccACCCAAGCACCTTCCTCCTCCATACTACTACAAATCTCCTCCACCACCTTCACATCCGCTACCACCCCCATACTACTACAAATCTCCTCCACCACCTTCACATCCGCTACCACCCCCATACTACTACAaatctccaccaccaccaccacccaagTCCCTTCCTCCCCCATACCATTATCCTCCTCATATGCACCACCCGATGATAGTCAAGGTGGTGGGAAAAGTCTACTGCTACAGATGCTATGACTGGGGATATCCAATCAAATCACACGACAAGAAGCATCTCAAAG GTGCCGTTGTGGAGGTAACTTGCAAGGTTGGAAAGGATGAGATCAAGGCCTATGGTACCACTAAGATCAACGGCAAATATAGCATCTTAGTCGAAGGATTTGACTATAACAAGGACGGTGGGGCTGAGGCCTGCAAGGCGAAGCTCCACGCTGCGCCCAAACATTCACCATGTAAGATCCCCACTGACCTTCACTGGGGCAAAAAGGGTGCCAACCTCAAGGTCAAGTCCAAGAATCACTATGAAGTTGTGCTCAAAGCAAAGCCATTCGCTTATGCTCCAAAGACTCCTTACAAGGAGTGTGAGAAGTCCAAGCCCAAGCCAATGCCCAAATCTCCACCACCCCCAGTTTACCATCCACCATATGTCTACAAATCTCCACCACCACCGGTTTACCATCCCCCATACATCTATAAGTCTCCTCCACCGCCGGTCTCTCATCCTCCCCCAAGCTACATTTACAAGTCTCCACCACCACCGATTTATCATCCACCCTACATCTACAAGTCCCCACCACCACCTTACATCTACAAGTCCCCACCACCACCTTACATCTACAAGTCTCCACCACCACCAGCCCATTTACCGCCACCATACTACTACAAGTCCCCACCACCACCAGTCTACTCCCCTCCACCTCCATACTATTACAAGTCCCCACCACCACCAGTCTATTCCCCTCCACCTCCATACTATTACAAGtccccaccaccaccaccatcccATCCTCTCCCTGCCCCATACTATTATAAGTCTCCTCCTCCACCGGTGCACTCTCCACCACCACCTTACTACTACAAATCCCCGCCTCCACCGGTGCACTCTCCACCACCACCTTACTACTACAAATCCCCACCACCACCAGTCTACTCCCCTCCACCTCCATACTATTACAAGTCCccaccacca ccaccatcccATCCTCTCCCTGCCCCATACTATTATAAGTCTCCTCCTCCACCGGTTCACTCTCCACCACCACCTTACTACTATAAATCCCCGCCTCCACCGGTGCACTCTCCACCACCACCTTACTACTACAAATCCCCACCACCACCAGTCTACTCCCCTCCTCCTCCATACTATTACAAGTCCccaccaccacccccaccatcccATCCTCTCCCTGCCCCATACTATTATAAGTCTCCTCCTCCACCGGTGCACTCTCCCCCTCCTCCATATGTGTACAAGTCCCCACCACCACCAGTGCATTCTCCACTGCCACCTTACTACTATAAATCTCCACCACCACCGGTGCATTCTCCCCCTCCACCATATGAGTACAAGTCTCCACCACCACCGGTGTACTCTCCCCTACCACCTTACTACTACAAATCCCCACCACCACCGGTGCATTCTCCCCCTCCTCCATATGAGTACAAGTCCCCGCCACCACCGGTGCACTCTCTCCCACCACCTTACTACTACAAATCCCCGCCACCACCGGTGCATTCTCCCCCTCCTCCATATGAGTACAAGTCTCCACCACCTCCAGTGCAGTCTCCTCCACCTCCATATGAGTACAAGTCCCCGCCACCACCACCTATGCACTATTCTTCACCTCCTTACAAGTACAAGTCCCCTCCACCACCGGTACACTCTCCTCCACCACCATATGAATATAAGTCCCCACCACCACCAGTACACTCCCCTCCGCCTCCATATGAGTACAAGTCCCCACCACCACCTGTGCACTCTCCTCTACCTCCTTACATGTACAAGTCCCCTCCACCACCGGCACACTCTCCTCCACCACCATATGAGTACAAGTCCCCACCACCACCTATGCACTCTCCTCCACCTCCATACGAGTACAAGTCTCCTCCACCCCCAGTCCACTCTCTTCCACCTCCTTACGAGTACAAGTCCCCCCCACCCCCAATGCActctccaccaccaccatatGAGTATAAGTCCCCGCCCCCTCCAGTTCACTCTCCCCCTCCTCCCTACTTCTACAAATCACCTCCCCCACCTGAGAAATCTCCTCCACCACCTGTCTACATTTATGCATCTCCTCCACCACCAATTCACTACTAA
- the LOC122314731 gene encoding extensin-2-like isoform X2: protein MRITGLDPFRGRLWPQLVLALAIVLVSSNVASVSGDAYPYSSPPPPYEYKSPPPPPYEYKSPPPPVHSPPPPYEYKSPPPPAHSPPPPYEYKSPPPPYEYKSPPPPVHSPPPPYEYKSPPPPAHSPPPPYEYKSPPPPPSHSQSPYYYKSPPPPPYYYKSPPPPSPSPPPPYYYKSPPPPPYIYKSPPPPSSPPPKPYYYKSPPPPVHSPPPPYYYKSPPPPSPSPPPPYYYKSPPPPAKSPPLPPYYYKSPPPPPKFPPPHPYYYKSPPPPPPPPKHLPPPYYYKSPPPPSHPLPPPYYYKSPPPPLPPKHLPPPYYYKSPPPPSHPLPPPYYYKSPPPPSHPLPPPYYYKSPPPPPPKSLPPPYHYPPHMHHPMIVKVVGKVYCYRCYDWGYPIKSHDKKHLKGAVVEVTCKVGKDEIKAYGTTKINGKYSILVEGFDYNKDGGAEACKAKLHAAPKHSPCKIPTDLHWGKKGANLKVKSKNHYEVVLKAKPFAYAPKTPYKECEKSKPKPMPKSPPPPVYHPPYVYKSPPPPVYHPPYIYKSPPPPVSHPPPSYIYKSPPPPIYHPPYIYKSPPPPYIYKSPPPPYIYKSPPPPAHLPPPYYYKSPPPPVYSPPPPYYYKSPPPPPPSHPLPAPYYYKSPPPPVHSPPPPYYYKSPPPPVHSPPPPYYYKSPPPPVYSPPPPYYYKSPPPPPPSHPLPAPYYYKSPPPPVHSPPPPYVYKSPPPPVHSPLPPYYYKSPPPPVHSPPPPYEYKSPPPPVYSPLPPYYYKSPPPPVHSPPPPYEYKSPPPPVHSLPPPYYYKSPPPPVHSPPPPYEYKSPPPPVQSPPPPYEYKSPPPPPMHYSSPPYKYKSPPPPVHSPPPPYEYKSPPPPVHSPPPPYEYKSPPPPVHSPLPPYMYKSPPPPAHSPPPPYEYKSPPPPMHSPPPPYEYKSPPPPVHSLPPPYEYKSPPPPMHSPPPPYEYKSPPPPVHSPPPPYFYKSPPPPEKSPPPPVYIYASPPPPIHY from the exons ATGAGGATTACAGGTCTCGACCCCTTTAGGGGTCGTCTTTGGCCTCAATTGGTCCTGGCTTTGGCCATAGTCCTTGTTTCAAGCAATGTAGCTTCAGTCTCTGGAGATGCTTATCCTTACAGTTCTCCACCACCACCTTACGAGTACAagtcacctccacctccaccttaCGAGTACAAGTCACCTCCTCCTCCGGTTCATTCTCCACCTCCACCTTACGAGTACAAGTCACCTCCTCCTCCGGCTCATTCTCCCCCTCCACCTTACGAGTACAAGTCTCCGCCACCACCGTACGAGTACAAGTCTCCGCCACCACCTGTCCACTCCCCACCACCACCTTATGAGTACAAGTCACCTCCTCCACCCGCCCACTCTCCTCCACCACCTTATGAGTACAAGTCACCTCCTCCACCTCCTTCACATTCACAGTCACCATATTACTACaaatcaccaccaccacctccatACTATTACAAATCTCCACCTCCTCCCTCACCATCACCTCCACCTCCTTACTACTACAAGTCTCCCCCACCACCTCCTTACATCTACAAGTCTCCACCCCCTCCTTCTAGTCCACCCCCGAAGCCTTACTACTACAAGTCTCCTCCACCGCCAGTTCACTCGCCTCCACCACCTTATTACTACAAGTCTCCACCACCCCCCTCGCCATCACCTCCGCCTCCTTACTACTATAAATCTCCACCACCACCAGCCAAGTCTCCACCACTACCTCCTTACTATTATAAGTCTCCACCACCGCCTCCCAAGTTTCCACCACCACACCCTTACTACTATAAatctcctccaccaccaccaccaccacccaaaCACCTTCCACCTCCATACTACTACAAATCTCCTCCACCACCTTCACATCCGCTACCACCCCCATACTACTACAaatctccaccaccaccactaccACCCAAGCACCTTCCTCCTCCATACTACTACAAATCTCCTCCACCACCTTCACATCCGCTACCACCCCCATACTACTACAAATCTCCTCCACCACCTTCACATCCGCTACCACCCCCATACTACTACAaatctccaccaccaccaccacccaagTCCCTTCCTCCCCCATACCATTATCCTCCTCATATGCACCACCCGATGATAGTCAAGGTGGTGGGAAAAGTCTACTGCTACAGATGCTATGACTGGGGATATCCAATCAAATCACACGACAAGAAGCATCTCAAAG GTGCCGTTGTGGAGGTAACTTGCAAGGTTGGAAAGGATGAGATCAAGGCCTATGGTACCACTAAGATCAACGGCAAATATAGCATCTTAGTCGAAGGATTTGACTATAACAAGGACGGTGGGGCTGAGGCCTGCAAGGCGAAGCTCCACGCTGCGCCCAAACATTCACCATGTAAGATCCCCACTGACCTTCACTGGGGCAAAAAGGGTGCCAACCTCAAGGTCAAGTCCAAGAATCACTATGAAGTTGTGCTCAAAGCAAAGCCATTCGCTTATGCTCCAAAGACTCCTTACAAGGAGTGTGAGAAGTCCAAGCCCAAGCCAATGCCCAAATCTCCACCACCCCCAGTTTACCATCCACCATATGTCTACAAATCTCCACCACCACCGGTTTACCATCCCCCATACATCTATAAGTCTCCTCCACCGCCGGTCTCTCATCCTCCCCCAAGCTACATTTACAAGTCTCCACCACCACCGATTTATCATCCACCCTACATCTACAAGTCCCCACCACCACCTTACATCTACAAGTCCCCACCACCACCTTACATCTACAAGTCTCCACCACCACCAGCCCATTTACCGCCACCATACTACTACAAGTCCCCACCACCACCAGTCTACTCCCCTCCACCTCCATACTATTACAA GTCCccaccaccacccccaccatcccATCCTCTCCCTGCCCCATACTATTATAAGTCTCCTCCTCCACCGGTTCACTCTCCACCACCACCTTACTACTATAAATCCCCGCCTCCACCGGTGCACTCTCCACCACCACCTTACTACTACAAATCCCCACCACCACCAGTCTACTCCCCTCCTCCTCCATACTATTACAAGTCCccaccaccacccccaccatcccATCCTCTCCCTGCCCCATACTATTATAAGTCTCCTCCTCCACCGGTGCACTCTCCCCCTCCTCCATATGTGTACAAGTCCCCACCACCACCAGTGCATTCTCCACTGCCACCTTACTACTATAAATCTCCACCACCACCGGTGCATTCTCCCCCTCCACCATATGAGTACAAGTCTCCACCACCACCGGTGTACTCTCCCCTACCACCTTACTACTACAAATCCCCACCACCACCGGTGCATTCTCCCCCTCCTCCATATGAGTACAAGTCCCCGCCACCACCGGTGCACTCTCTCCCACCACCTTACTACTACAAATCCCCGCCACCACCGGTGCATTCTCCCCCTCCTCCATATGAGTACAAGTCTCCACCACCTCCAGTGCAGTCTCCTCCACCTCCATATGAGTACAAGTCCCCGCCACCACCACCTATGCACTATTCTTCACCTCCTTACAAGTACAAGTCCCCTCCACCACCGGTACACTCTCCTCCACCACCATATGAATATAAGTCCCCACCACCACCAGTACACTCCCCTCCGCCTCCATATGAGTACAAGTCCCCACCACCACCTGTGCACTCTCCTCTACCTCCTTACATGTACAAGTCCCCTCCACCACCGGCACACTCTCCTCCACCACCATATGAGTACAAGTCCCCACCACCACCTATGCACTCTCCTCCACCTCCATACGAGTACAAGTCTCCTCCACCCCCAGTCCACTCTCTTCCACCTCCTTACGAGTACAAGTCCCCCCCACCCCCAATGCActctccaccaccaccatatGAGTATAAGTCCCCGCCCCCTCCAGTTCACTCTCCCCCTCCTCCCTACTTCTACAAATCACCTCCCCCACCTGAGAAATCTCCTCCACCACCTGTCTACATTTATGCATCTCCTCCACCACCAATTCACTACTAA